A genomic window from Candidatus Kouleothrix ribensis includes:
- a CDS encoding P1 family peptidase, which yields MNRSRLRDHGIAIGTLPTGPHNAITDVAGVLVGHATVMYDQPRVARTGVTMIVPREGAVWRDRVFGGFYSFNGNGEMTGLPWLAESGMIDAPIGISNTHAVGVVRDTIVAHAIDHGQIGGFLLPIVAETYDGWLSDIDAFHIKPEHAYAALASARHGPVDEGNVGGGTGMICHGFKGGIGTSSRVVTTTRGAYTLGALVQANYGARHDLRVDGVPVGRAIGVDVVPARTQLPAPMPPSNAGSIIVVIATDAPLLPVQCQRLARRATTGLARVGGVGYNGSGDIFLAFATGNHLPQSETLIDLQMLPHEQMDDLFVATADAVEEAILNALCAAETMTGQHGRTVHALPLDLLRQVVGQYSRGFE from the coding sequence ATGAATCGCTCGCGCCTGCGCGACCACGGCATCGCGATCGGCACTCTGCCGACCGGGCCGCACAACGCGATTACCGACGTGGCCGGGGTGCTGGTTGGGCACGCGACTGTAATGTACGACCAGCCGCGGGTCGCGCGTACCGGTGTGACGATGATCGTGCCGCGCGAGGGCGCGGTGTGGCGCGACCGGGTCTTCGGCGGATTTTACTCGTTCAACGGCAACGGCGAGATGACCGGCCTGCCCTGGCTGGCGGAGTCGGGCATGATCGATGCGCCGATCGGCATCAGCAACACCCACGCGGTTGGCGTCGTGCGCGATACGATCGTTGCGCACGCGATCGACCACGGGCAGATTGGCGGGTTCCTGCTGCCGATCGTCGCCGAGACCTACGACGGCTGGCTGAGCGATATCGACGCGTTCCACATCAAGCCCGAGCACGCCTACGCGGCGCTGGCATCCGCCAGGCACGGGCCAGTCGACGAGGGCAATGTCGGCGGCGGCACCGGCATGATCTGCCACGGCTTCAAGGGCGGCATCGGCACCTCGTCGCGCGTGGTTACAACCACGCGCGGCGCGTACACGCTGGGCGCGCTGGTGCAGGCCAATTATGGCGCTCGGCACGACCTGCGCGTCGATGGTGTGCCGGTCGGGCGCGCGATCGGCGTCGACGTAGTGCCGGCGCGCACGCAGCTGCCCGCCCCGATGCCGCCGAGTAATGCCGGCTCGATCATTGTGGTGATCGCCACCGATGCGCCGCTGCTACCGGTGCAGTGCCAGCGGCTAGCCCGGCGCGCCACCACCGGGTTGGCGCGGGTGGGCGGCGTGGGCTACAATGGCAGCGGCGATATCTTCCTGGCCTTCGCCACCGGCAACCACCTGCCGCAGTCGGAGACGCTGATCGATCTGCAGATGCTGCCGCATGAGCAGATGGACGACCTGTTCGTGGCTACTGCCGACGCGGTTGAGGAGGCGATCCTGAACGCACTGTGCGCGGCCGAGACGATGACTGGCCAGCATGGCCGCACGGTGCATGCATTGCCGCTTGATCTGCTGCGCCAGGTGGTTGGGCAATATTCGCGCGGCTTCGAGTAG